CTGTTCACCAGGACCATCAGGATTGTTTATTAAAACTCTACTGGCAACAATTCTTGGACAATGGACCTAAGGGGGCCTAAAAGAACTGCATTATTAACAAGCACCTGCATAACACAATGCAAGGTATGACCATGACCTTTGTGTTATGTCTACCTTTGTCTCACCCTTTTGCTTTACCTCTACCTGGGTATCACCTACTATCTTTGGATACAAATCTGTTTCCCCACTGGTACAAAAAAAGGGATGAAAATAATCTTTACTGCCATCAGGAGCTACATACAGAAGGATGTTTTCTCTTTCGTTGTACGTTATCACTTTTTCAATCATAAACTATTGGAGAGAGTTATGGTCATACTTATCAATCATAAGTATTTTGTCTTCTACCTAGAAAGTCATATAAATGATTTATGTTTGTTGCTAATTCTTTAAACTTAGCtgtcatttccaaataaaaataccaagATGTTAAATATAGCTGCTGGCTAAattgaaaaagaggaaggaatgaaatGATAAGGGAAGAATCCCTGGCTCTCCTGCCAATCATACTCCTCCCTGCATTACTATCATCCTGGGTTAGTGAACTAGTGATTCTTTACCTTATCTACCCATCTAGTTCACCTGCACTATCCAACTATCTCAACTCATCACCTCCCTTTGCAGCTGAGACCTGGTCATTGTGTGTTGAGAAGCAGCCAGTCTATAAATTACAAGTCCATGTGATTTTCTATCAAGACTTACTGGAGTTCATTCTAATATTGTTTTACagccattttttttcacattttagaaaCTAATCATATTCAGTATATTAAAACTATGTTACTTCTGTGAAAATTACTTTATACCACACTGCAACAGGTAACACTATGGTTAGAATTGTTTAGGGAGATATTTAATTCTGGGCTTGTGGGGAAATAACCATCTATGTCATAAATAGCTTAATTCTAAGCCAGAGGTGAGAACTAAAGTAAATTCTGAGTAGAAGTAAATTCCAGCATTTAAAAGATGAAACAGCATTGCCCATCAAGACTACCAACTTTGAAAAGACAAGAAACCTTGTATTGAATATCGATTAAGTGAACAAAGCAAAAATTGTCAAAACCATAGGTCCTTACCAGAAATGGACTCCAGCAAACGCAGGAGACACACATTATACCCAGGAGCTGGATGACCATTTCAAAATGATGTGACCTGCCTTGTCTGTGCTGctgacttttaaatttaactCTTAAAAGTGATATTCCTGTGATGGcattgcaaaaaaatgaaataccaagGGCTAGGAgccccagaaaagaaaaaagtaaaagataaaaccTATCTTCCCAGTCTTTGATGTGATCTGTTTTGTAGAAACACCAGGTCTTCGACGCTTGAATTTTATAGTCACGATGCCCAAGGATGGGCAGCAAAGCTACGAAAACAGCAAAAAAGCACACTCCACTCAACATCATTTTAACATGTTTGGATGTAATTTTCGTAGAGTGAAATATTGGTTGGGTGACTCCAATACATCGCTCAATGGCCATCACACTGCCTAGAAAAAGTGGGCACAGACCAGAGAATACCATGCAGATACCAAAAATACTGCAAAGGACGTTTGATTTGTCAAAATGGATCCAGTCTTTATCAGAAGCATATACAAAGACTGCTATAGCTCCATTGATGAGGTGCCCAAAGAAATCTGTGATTACCAGAGCACTAGCTAAAAGCAAAAACGATGACTTGTACTTCTGTCTAAATCTCTGGTATGCCTTCATGAGAATAGCAATAGCAAGGCTGTTTGATAAGATTCCCACTGTCATGAAGGTTATCGAAAAAGATATTGAAAGCTCTTCTTCCATTTGGCAAGTTGTATTTGAAAGGAGCCCAGCTGCAGGAGACACCGGCTGTTTGGAATTGTTCGTGGACATTGTTGTGGAGATAAGAGCTGGCCACTCAAGTCATCTCCCTCTCAAAACAGTGAAGGCTTGCGGTCCAGAGATCTGTAGCATAAAGACAGAGAAATTATGAGCCCTGGATAACTGTTCATCTGACATTGAAGGCCAAAACACCCCAGCACCCTGTGGTGGGAATCAGATTTATCTGGCCTGTCATGAGCAAGGTTGCATCATACTGAAAACAGCACACATCTGCCTGCAGTTCCACATTTCATTTTCAAGGTAAAGAAGCTACCAGAATTGAGACCCCTTGGTTAACCTCTATGGCTACTCTGCCACTGGGCACCTCCTAAACTGCCTCCTGACACTTCACTGACACCTTAAAACTCCTAAGGTTTACGAAGTAGCTTAACAAGGCTAGATTTAAACCCAGCTGAGTTTTTTAAGTATAATAGCCTATTTTAATAACTAGGTGACTTTCTaaagtttctgcttttttctctgttGAGCTTTGTCCCCAAAGTGCAGATTATTCCTTTGGGACCTATGACTGTCAGGCAAACAAAATCATCTTCTCCAAACTGTGGGAGGGTGCAAAGTGGAGCCAGAAGCCCACTGACGCTGCATGGGGCTTCTCTGAATACGTTCTAAAACTATTTAATTTAGGTCAAATAACAGCAAACCACACGCATCAGTGACCCCTGGAAGGCTCAGTGTTGAGTCTCTAGGAAGATTTTCTGGTCCAGCTACCACCTGTGCAGAAATGTTGGCTGATGAGAGCAAAGAAGGTGGGCCGCCCTCACTGTTGGGAGCATCTGCCTAGATGCTGTCGATCTAAGTTACAGCTTCAGGGTAGCTACATCCCAGGCGAATTATTTATTTGTCGCTCTTTCCCTAGTGAGTTGAGGCTTGAGTCACAGACCCTCTATACCCGCCACCACTGCCACCCCGCCCCGAGCTATTTCCGCCGGCGTTTCCCCAGCAGCTTTCCGGGAGGCTAGGAATTCCGGAGCCAGCCTTTCCTGGGACATAGCCAAGTGGGGCTGTCCGGGACTGCCCGGAGGGCGGCCGCCTCCTCTGGGTCTTACTCACAGCTCGACTTTCGATCACTACTACCCCACCGCCCCCAGGCCTCTGCTTGCAACATCCTTCCCAAACCTCTTAACTGCCTGAAACTTTCTGCGATTGCTCAAACGCCAGAGGCCGGTTTCCCTCCCACCCCGGGGGGCGCCAAAGGCCTGCGCTGGCCAGGATGCCGGAGTCGAAGTGTCGCGGGCGGGGAagcaaggagagggaaggggatcTTTTCCTTTACCCGTTTCCCTCCTCTGAGATCCGTTCTACCCGGTCCCCAGGCGCGCACCTCAGGCTCCGGACGGATCAGTCATTGCTCTGCGGGTCTCCCCAGCTTGGGGCATCTGGTCCAAACTTGTTGACCAGCTCAGGCTAAGGTGCCCTCCGTTGCCGccggctgctgctgccgccgtgCGTCCGAGGTGCGGTGGCTAAACCTCAGTCGGGTGGCCAACGCGTGGGAATCCAGCCGCTGAAGGGGTGTTTACCTTGGCATCCCGGGCCGCGGGCAGGGCTCTAGGTGGAGCAGAAGAGCGCGCGGGTCCGTGGGCCATCCCGCGCCCGGCTCCGCTCCGTCGCTGTCGCCGGTTTCTGGGGCGCTGCGCCGCGCTCTCGCTCCGGTTCCGGCCCGGGCTCCGACTGTGTCTCGCCGCGTGTGCTTCCGCGCGCTCTCCCAGCGCGGAACCTGCCGGGTGCGCTGGGCTCCTCCGATCCTTTAGCACCTAGCGGCGCTCACCGCCTGGGCGGGGTGGAGGGCGCGGTTAACCTCCGCCCCTTCCTCTCCGCCCCTTTTGCGTTGAGCCCAGAGCCGGACCCGGAGAGACTTGAGCACCGCACTCGGATGCTACGTCCCCCTCCTCAGCATCAGAGCGGCCCTCTCAGCTGCCCGACCACTTAGggaaaagttttgttttaaactcaTTCTCCAGCTAAAGGCGCCATCTCTACGGCTGTAAAATAGGAACCAGGAGAGCTGAGGAAAGCCTGCAGAAAGCTGTCGTGACAGCGTCTTGAACTGTCAGATTGTAGTTTGCAGGCAGTTCATCCCAAATCCAGCTCAAAAAGGATAAAGAAACCaggtagaaggaaagagatggtGTATTTGGGCTTAGGGACCGATATCCCCAGGAAGTTAAAAACAGGTATTCGGGCCACGTGTTGTCAATGGAAAGTCACTGCCTTAGGATTCACTGTCACTTAGAGGACTGGACTGTTCCTAGCTTTCTAAAGAATGTGAGAAGGGAAAGGGATAAGCAGTATTCTCACAGGACACATGCAGATAAAGCATTAGTAACATTTCAATGATCAAAAAAGCCCAATGGTGAGAGAATTTCTAGTGGTATGTTTACGCAAAGAGAAGTGACACTTAAATTTTGTGGAGATTATTTTTACGATCAAGTAAAGAAAAATCCACTACTTCATTAGGAATTATAATTTGAGCCATTTTAATGCTGTAACCACTTTTTGCTAATATTGTTTTGATCTGTACCTATTAACTATCTCATTTTTATAGCTAATCACTTATGGAAATCTATTATTGACCTTTGCTCTTTTTATCAGTAAAATATTGCCACAGCTTTTGTGAAAAACCAATGCCACATGGAAATAAAccctcttttctccattctaaaaTCAGAAAGGGCCTCTAAATTCCTAGAAATTGGAAAGGATCATAAAGTGCTACagtgagataaaataaattagcCATTAACTATAGAAAAGAATGATTGCACAGCTTTCCCCTGTGGTAgatattgagggttttttttaatgatatgatCATAACTTGTAAAATAATCTGTTACTCAGGTATGGTCAGGGAATTGAAAATTTTGGTTAACCAACTATTCTGGTTAGTAGAGAAATATTACATCTGGATAACCAGTGTCCAAAAAACAACTATGTAATAAACCACATGGAAAATGTGCATGATACGGAGAACTATTCTTTCCTTTAGTGATTAACAGCACTTAATCACATTAGATGcaattacctatttatttatgtctctcCCACTGAATTGAATTCCTGCAGAAGTCTCATTCATCTCTCCATCCTCACCCAGGACTATGCCTGGTCACTTATCCAGCGCTGTCTGAATTCATCAATGTTACAACCGACATTTCCAGTATCACACTTCAAAATCTTGAACAGTTCCCATCTCTCACTGGCACATCTCACTAACAACAGCTGCTCAATCTActgagtaaaaaaaagaaaattctcgtTAATGCAATTTCAAGTCgtaatatttattatgtaatatattcaaaacattaatttatttttcaaagtactagataaatcctattttttaaaaaaaagcatctaCGTCACATGTATTCTTGGAGTTCCTTTTTTAGAATCCATTCCTTAATCAAGACACATTTCACCTGAGTCTCAATAAAAGATTCTAAAGCATCTACATCTCTTCTCAAGATAGAAAGAATATATTAGTATCAGTAGAGAAGTATTAGTATTAGTAGAGAACTACTAATTTATATGGAAGATTAACAACTAActactcttaaaagaaaaaaacatatgtcTGGCCTTATCACACCCAAATCTGATCCCCTATTCCAAGTTCCCAATGGCAGCCTCTGACTTTATATAAGGAAGAAGAGCTGGCCAATCAGCAGATGAGAGAAACAAACAGATCAAAAATtgtgtgttgggggaaggggaTGGCTGATAAACTCTTCTGAAAAGTGGTAGTTGGTATTGTTACTGCTAAGTGGACTCACATAAAACTCttaatttatacattcattcaacaaatttcttgagcacctactttgtgtcaggcactgtttctAAGTGGCAGAGGTACATCTGTGTGGACAAAGAATCCAAGCCCCTGCTCTGGTATGGCTTCTAGGCTGGGGGAGGGTACTTACTTTTGTGGAGCGTGTGTCCAAAACCCTGATGTGATTTGGTGGCTTCCCTTTAATGGAGGCAAAGCTGATGTCAGCCTGTCTACAAGGAGATAACATACTATGACAGGTGTGTACCTGGCAATCACCTTCATTCAGGATTAGATGCAGAACACTTTGCTCAGAAGAGTGTGCACATTATAATTAAAGTCAGAGAAACTGGGACTCAGTGACACTGAGGCTGAAATTAAAACTCCATAAAAATCAAAGGAAGTGTTGGAAgttgatttttatagttttaataaaaCTGTCTAGGAAAACTTTTCTGGAACTTGCCATTGACATTAATACTAGAAACTACGCCCAGTTTGGTAGTAATGAAACTAATAacaacttcttttgtttttttatttttattatgtaactcTTTGAAGCATGAAAAGTAACATACATAATGCATTTGTAAGTTGtgatataatataaaataaacacccATGCACTTACTAATTTAAGGATGGCATTAATTTCCTAGGAATGCTgttacaaagtaccacaaactgagtggcttaagcaacagaaatgtattgtcttatAGTTTGGAGGTTAgggtccaaaatcaaggtgttggttagttccttctgagggctgtgagggagaatctgttccataaCCCTGGCCTAGCTTCTGATGAATTTTGGCAATCTTTATCGTTGCTTGGCTTGTAGATGCctcattccaatctctgccttcatcttcacatgccattctctctctttgtcctcacatggccatcttcttataaggagcccagtcatattggatttgggatccaccctactccagtatgacctgaTCTTAATTGATTACATCTTCAACAACCTTATTTCCTAATACAGTCACACTCTGAGATACCGGGgattgggacttcaacatattgGGGGGGGGTAGTAATTCCATCCATAACAAGGGCTATAGTAGAACATTACTAATATCGTTACACCTATCTGCATATTTCTGCCTCCATTTCATTCCTCTGTATCCCTCCCCCAGAGATAACCCCTACCCTGAATTGTTTGTCATCATTCTCTTGCCTTTTATTGTTTTATCACATAAATAACCAGATGAACcaatatgtcatttaattttccttGTTTTGTAACTTAACCTTCtgtaacttgtttttttaatgcaagaTTTATAAGATTCACACATATTGTATGCAGTAATAGTTATTCATTTACAAAATTCTACAGGCACTCAATGTTTGGATATCCAAATTTTTAGAATATCATCCTATTAATAACCATtgggattatttccagttttttgttcttaggaaataatCTACTATGAATAATCCTGTATTTATCACTTTGTGTAGGAGTTTCTCCAGGATATATACCTAGAGTGAAATTACTGGGTCACAGAATATGAGAATGTCTAACTTGCCAAGATAAGTCTATGCCTAAGAGTTTTCCTTTACATTTGTGATAACACTTGGAATTGTCTATCTCTTTAATTATTACCAACCAGATAGTTGTAAAGTGATATCACATTGAGGAACTAAATTATGTTTCTCTTTGCattcctgtttcttcttctgtgaaatatCTGTTTGTCTCTTTTGTCCAAAtttttattgggttatttgtcttcttattaaTTCCTTATGTGTTCTAGATACTAATCCTCTATCAATTGTAGAGCAAACATCTTCTTCCAAATCacagcttgccttttcattttctttactatcatttctttgctatcatttttttaacaagcAGTGCTTAATTTAATGGtgtcaaattaaaatatttttaatctcatattttATGCTGTACTCTAGCAttttttgtgtcacattttaaaatgccttCCAGAACTGGATTATAAAGATAGTCTACTATAAATTTCCTAAATGTTCTAACATTTTTGCCttctacatttaagtctttaatccttcAGATAATTATTTTTGAGTATTTGTGAAGTAGGAATCCAGTGTTTTTCTCCATATGGATAATCAACATTTGTGgtgccattattaaaaataatcccactattatgggttgaattgtgtcccccaaaatgcaaatattggagtcctaacccccagcacctcagaaaataaccttatttggagataagggaggtaatcaagttaaaatgaggccatcagggtgggccctaattcaatctgattggtgtccttataaaaaggggaaatttggagacagacacacaaggagaacaccatgtgaacatgaagatgACCCAATTACATGTCATGGAAAGAGGACTGGAAGAGAATCATAGCCCTCATAGCCCTCAGAACGAACCAGTGCTGCCCTCAGCAGCCCTCAGAACAAACCAATGTGGCCAACACCTtgcttttggacttctagcctccagaactgagagacaatacatttcagttgtttaagtcacccagtttgtggtactttgttatggcagccctatcAAATTTGTACATCCTCCCTTCCCCGCTAATCTGAAACATATATCTCTCATGGACCGAGTTTCCATATATGCATGGGGAAATTATTATTCATTGACAGACCTATCATGCTCAGTGGTTCCCACTGGACTCTGGTCCCCCTCGGAAGTACTATTTGGGAAGTGCTATTGTCATCCTTAGGATAAACTCTGAATTCTTTAAGGGTGGTTTTGAAGGCTCTTCCTAATCTATCCCCCTACTTCTGCCCCAAGGTTTAACTCTCATTCCCCACTGCTCAAACTCGTTGCCTCAGCAACTCTGACATCCTCAACTCCTACAACCTGTCCCTTGGCCTCTGCCACCTCTATCTTTAGCAGTCTTCCTCCAACCGCTCACACATTGCCTGATCCCTATTCAGGCTTCAGTGCTCAAAAGTTATTGTGGTTTCTGTACATCATGCTAACTGCATGTCTATCATTGCCAGCACCTTGCACATGCTGTGGAAGTGctcatgaatgagtgaattaattaatgaatgaatgaagtagacATACTACAGAAGTGGAAACCCAAACACAAAGAAGTAACTTGCCTGATTAGAGTGGCAAGTACATGTGACAAAACCAAGTCTGTCTGACCACAAAACCCATACTCTTACCAACTCTTCGTATTGCCTCTGGGTTTAATAAAACATAAAGTGTTGTCCTTTATGCACAGGGTTTGTTGCTGCTAAGCCTACCACCAGAAGGACAGATGcctgtattgtttttcttttggtgcAAGAAGTTTTTCAATAATCCATCTACATCCTTTCACAAGATCCAAGACCCACAATGCCACTTTTTTAGCACTGATGTTTTTGTTAACTCTTCAAGACAGGCAGAATGGAAAGTCTATGAGGTGAAAAGATGGGAAAGGTTGgaaggaaacagaatagaaagataatatttatccatttcctgccctgtgcccagcactgtgacAGGTTCTTTAAATGCACACATCAACACCACCAGATGGTCATTTTATCCTCATTACACAGAGGAGAAATGAGGAAACCGAAGCCCCCAAAACATAAATtctttgtccaagatcacacagctatgATGAAAGTGAGATGCAACCCAAACCATGAGGTGCTCAGCAATTTCTGCTTCATTCAGGGACAGGGGGCCATGCAGATCCTCTTAAAACTCCCGTCTACTCCCACACCTCCCCATCAGCCTGGACCCTGCCCCTGGCTAGTCCCTCTGGAGCCCTGGGTGCCTATCACCATTCACTATTTATTCTACAAATTTATTAGACTCAAACTGAGCAAGGTGTTATGCTAAGGACTTTTCAGATGCAGGGATCATGTAGCCCCAGCTTCTGCCttcaagaaacttaaaatctAGACTAGCATGCTAGTTCTTGTTAATGACcgatttttcacttttccttccaGTTCACCTTCATCCTTTTCCTGGCTCCCATTTGCCCTTTTGAtacttttcttcctgatttatttGACTTCAATATTTCATATAGATAGCTAGGATCCAACTAAGAAGCAAATTTAATCCACCCAGTAAACTATCATTTTTAAGTGGCCCTGAGCAGGTGAGACACAAGACATACAGTATTTGACAAAAATGAAAGTGGCAAGCAAGAGTTTGCATCAGGGGAGAGAATGGACCAGATGCAGCATCACAGAAATGCCTGAAGGCACTGGGGACCCCACAGGGGCCAAAAAGGAAGACGGTGTTATGCAAAGAAACTTTgcctccttcactttttttttttttgcatgcttgcatatgaaaagatatagaATTTACATCTATTGAGAATTGGCTGTGTCTCAatgctaaacactttacatatatattcaattaaCTTGCCCTAGAACTCtattaaaaaaggcaaaatcatGATCTTCATTTTGCACAgaggcaactgaggcacagaaagattaaggGGTTAAATTGCTTAATGGCGGAGGAGGAACTCAGTACCAGGTCTGTTCAACTCCTTGACCCTAACCCCTGGCCCGACCGCCTCCCTGAAAATGATAAGCAGTCAAGACGCCCCCGCACGCTGTGGTTGGACACACAGCGTTTTCCCAGTATTGGCAGCTGTCACGGAATGTCCTTTTGTGGCTAAGTAGTTATCAGGGGTCATCTTGATTCCTCATCTGCATTCAGTGTTTGTCCAGAGTTTTCACGTGAATGTTGCTTCAGTGACGTTTCAAAACACCCGCACCCAA
This genomic interval from Physeter macrocephalus isolate SW-GA chromosome 4, ASM283717v5, whole genome shotgun sequence contains the following:
- the PTGFR gene encoding prostaglandin F2-alpha receptor — translated: MSTNNSKQPVSPAAGLLSNTTCQMEEELSISFSITFMTVGILSNSLAIAILMKAYQRFRQKYKSSFLLLASALVITDFFGHLINGAIAVFVYASDKDWIHFDKSNVLCSIFGICMVFSGLCPLFLGSVMAIERCIGVTQPIFHSTKITSKHVKMMLSGVCFFAVFVALLPILGHRDYKIQASKTWCFYKTDHIKDWEDRFYLLLFSFLGLLALGISFFCNAITGISLLRVKFKSQQHRQGRSHHFEMVIQLLGIMCVSCVCWSPFLVTMASIGMNRQDFMGACERTLFTLRMATWNQILDPWVYILLRKAVLKSLYTFTRRCCGVHIISLHVWELSSIKNSLKVAAISESPVTEKVTQQTST